In the Psychromicrobium lacuslunae genome, AGGGTTGACCATGGCCAACACCTCACGCCGGACATCACTGGCAAGCTGGTCACCCTCTTGACCTAAATCATCGAAGAAGGCATCGTCGGCATGCCCTTCAGCGCGCAAAAGTGTCTCCAATCGAAGCAACGGATCCCGCAGCCGCCATTGCTCCTCCTCGTCACTACCGCGATATTTGCTCGGGTCGTCCGCCGTGGTGTGCGCTCCCAATCGATAGGTTTCGGCCTCAATCAGCACTGGGCCAGCACCACTTCGGGCGTGTTCCAATGCCCACTGACTTGCGGCGTAAACCGCGAGTACGTCATTGCCATCGACACGCAAACCAGGAAATCCATAGCCAGCCGCTCGCTGCGCCAGGGGAACTCGGGATTGCACCGAGAACGGCACGGAAATAGCCCAACGGTTGTTCTGGCAGAAGAACACCACTGGCGCTTGGAAGGAGGCGGCGAACACCATCGATTCATGCACATCGCCCTCAGAACTTGAGCCATCCCCAAAATACGCGAGCACAGCGGGCGACTCCGTCAGCCCGGCCGCGCGATCTCGTTGCACGCCCATGGCGTAGCCCACGGCATGAAGCGTCTGGGCAGCCAAGACCAGGGTGTAGAGATGGAAATTGTTCTGCCGGGGATCCCAGCCACCGTGGGATACGCCTCGGAAAAGACCTAAGAGCTGCGAGGGATTGACTCCACGAGTCATTGCCACCGCATGCTCTCGATAGGTAGGAAACAAATAGTCTTCCGGTCGGCTGGCCCGACCGGAGCCAACCTGAGCGGCTTCTTGGCCCACCATGGGCACCCACATTGCGAGTTCGCCCTGGCGCTGTAACGCCGTCGCCTCTTGGTCAAAACGGCGAGCCAAAGCCATGTCTCGGTAGAACTGCCTAAGTTGCGCTGAACTCAGTGCCTCGGCGAAGGGGCTGAAAGTACTGTTTTGCCGACGGCCACCGTCCGGGGCTAACAGTTGCAGAACCTCTCGCGACGCGTCCTCGGCGCCTTGCTGATGGCGTGCTTCAACTCGCTGAGCGGGGTTACCCGAAAGCTGTTCCGCTTCGGTTCTCGGCAGATGCGCTGTTGACACAGCAGACCTCAATCCATGCTTCGACGGTAAATATATTCCTCAAAGGGAATGCATGCCAGTCACGGAATATTTCCCGACTGAATATACCCACTCTAGCTAAAAACGAGGACGGCGAAGCACATGTGACTCGCCAGGATAGCGGCCCTGTTTTTGTAGCCGACGGAGCGGAAGCACTACGTGTTGATTGAAATGACTAAGCCACGGGGCTAGCAAGCAGCGGAATAGTCGGCGCCGCCAACAGTTCGGCAACCAGCTCTTGGTGACTCAGGCCACATTGAGCGAACATCCGGGGTACCTGGGATTGTTTGGTCAAGCCGGGCATGGTGTTTATCTCGTTCAGAACGAATTGGTCTTCGCGAAGAAAGAAGTCAATCCGGGCTACTCCGGCGCAGCCAAGGGTTTCATAGAGCTCACCAGCCGTGCTCTCAAGATGCCGCTGCTGCGCGGAGGTGAGCGCGGCCGGGATCATGAAAACCGCTGAACCGTCATATTTCTGGACTGCCCCGAAGATACCGCCCGCTTGGACCGTGATCTCCAGCGCTGGCCCGACTAGCAAGCTGCCGTCAGACTTTCGCAGCACCGCAATATCAATCTCTCGACCCGAAACGTACTCTTCAATCATCAAGCGCCGCCGCCCCTCCCGGGCACGTCTAAGCAACCTACTCAACTCGCCTCGGGAACGGATCAACTGCACGCCATGACTAGAGCCACCAGTGACCGGCTTAGCTACTGCCGGCAAGGCATAGGTCCGGGACAGCCCCGCCGGGCCAATAAGTTCGCCTTCGGCCACCGCGATGCCCAGCCCTCGGCAGATCGCTTTGGTGGCAATCTTGTCCATCGCAATTGCCCCCGCCGCGGTCGGCGCACCGATATAGGGCTTGCCGAGCAATTCGAGCAGGGCAGCAAGCGTGCCGTCTTCGCCCAACTCTCCATGCACGACAGGAAAAACCAGATCGCAGCCGTTCATCAAGGCAATGGCATAGCTCAAGCCACCCTTCAGCAATTCACCCTGCGCACTGGCCCAGCGGCCTTGCTGATCGATAGTCAATCCGATGACTTCGTGTCCTAATTCGATCAGCGAGTCACTCACCGCGGCTGCACTTGCCAGACCGACCTGATATTCGGTGTTTGCACCGCCACCGATCACCGCGACTTTCAGACTGGCATGTCTCATCGAACTACCGCCGTGGGTCGATTGATCCTATGCACTCGTGGGCCGATACCGGTGATGATTTCGTGTGGCAGGGTGTTACACCAGGTAGCCCAATCGGCGACGGTTGGCTCGCCGTCAGTGCCGGCACCGAAGATGGTCGCCACTTCGCCGGGCAGCACTCTATCTTCCCCGGTGTCCACAACGATTTGGTCCATATTGACCAAGCCAGTGATGGCTCGATTCTTCCCAGCTAGGCGCACCTGACCAAGGCCACTCGAGATTCTGGGTATTCCGTCGGCATACCCCAACGGCAATAGCGCTAAGTTCGAAGCCTTGGCCGTTCGATGGTGGCGACCGTAACCTATGTATTCTCCCGCCCGAACACGTCGGGTCTCCAGCACCGGCGCAGTGAGCGTGATAGCGGGCCGCAGCCTGTGGCTGCCGGATGGATCGATTCCCACCAGCCCGGCTCCGACCCGGCAGAAGTCGTAGTGATTGCGGGAGTCCGCTAAAACAGCGGCGGTACCGCCCAGGTGCCTGAAACGAATCCCGAGACCGGCCTCTTCACATTGCCGCCAGGCCTGTTCAAAGACCTCACGGGCGCGAACATTGAGCGCGTCACTAGAATCTTCCGCCCAGCCAAGATGCCCCATCAGACCAACAACTCGAAGCTGGTCCGCTCGCGGGTCCCGACAAAGCCGGCTGAGCAAGTCCTCGAAAGCTTCCGGATCGAGCCCTTCTCGATGCATCCCCAGGTCAAGCTGCAGATGAACGACAGCGCTCTGCCCCAAGGCCGTCGCGGCTCGCAAAATCGCATCAAGATGCTCAACGCTGGGCACGGCGAGCATGATCCGGTGACTAATCGCTTCCTCGAAGTTCGCCGAAACCGGGTTGAGCCAGCTCAGTATCGGCGCCTGCACTCCGGCCGCACGCAGTCTGAGCGGATCGGCCAGCCCGGTGCTACCGAGGCTATCGGCACCGTGACCGAGTGCGGTCTTCGCCACCGTCAGCAAACCATGGCCAAAGCCATCAGCTTTTATCACCGCCATCAGCGGCTTTCCAGCCACACCGCTCAAGAACTCGGTATTGCTCGCAATAGCTTGCTCATCGACGGTCAGTAAAGCTTGCTCGCGTGGATCGTGATTCATCGTTCTCTTAGCAGCTAGGGAAGCCCTCTCTTGGGGTTTCTCCAGTCTTGCCAGCGCGTGTCATCGGTGTGTAACAGTGCGGTGCTGAGGTTGCAACGATTTATCGCCAAGGATCGGCGGAGGTGATGGGGCATTCGCGGCGTGGAACCGCTTACTTCATTCCGCCGGTCGGATCGTTGAATCTCGGCAGAACTCCAAGAACCGAGTATTCGCCTCAACCTCACCAATCGAGACCCGGACGCCCTCACCCGCAAAAGGACGTACGGCGAGTCCTTGGGCCTCAGCCAGGGCCGCGAATTCGGCCGAATCCTGCTTCAGATCGAGCCAGACGA is a window encoding:
- the pdhA gene encoding pyruvate dehydrogenase (acetyl-transferring) E1 component subunit alpha; this translates as MSTAHLPRTEAEQLSGNPAQRVEARHQQGAEDASREVLQLLAPDGGRRQNSTFSPFAEALSSAQLRQFYRDMALARRFDQEATALQRQGELAMWVPMVGQEAAQVGSGRASRPEDYLFPTYREHAVAMTRGVNPSQLLGLFRGVSHGGWDPRQNNFHLYTLVLAAQTLHAVGYAMGVQRDRAAGLTESPAVLAYFGDGSSSEGDVHESMVFAASFQAPVVFFCQNNRWAISVPFSVQSRVPLAQRAAGYGFPGLRVDGNDVLAVYAASQWALEHARSGAGPVLIEAETYRLGAHTTADDPSKYRGSDEEEQWRLRDPLLRLETLLRAEGHADDAFFDDLGQEGDQLASDVRREVLAMVNPDLRASFANVYAQQHPLIAEELAWLEEYEAGFVTEGE
- a CDS encoding D-alanine--D-alanine ligase family protein; the protein is MRHASLKVAVIGGGANTEYQVGLASAAAVSDSLIELGHEVIGLTIDQQGRWASAQGELLKGGLSYAIALMNGCDLVFPVVHGELGEDGTLAALLELLGKPYIGAPTAAGAIAMDKIATKAICRGLGIAVAEGELIGPAGLSRTYALPAVAKPVTGGSSHGVQLIRSRGELSRLLRRAREGRRRLMIEEYVSGREIDIAVLRKSDGSLLVGPALEITVQAGGIFGAVQKYDGSAVFMIPAALTSAQQRHLESTAGELYETLGCAGVARIDFFLREDQFVLNEINTMPGLTKQSQVPRMFAQCGLSHQELVAELLAAPTIPLLASPVA
- the alr gene encoding alanine racemase, with product MNHDPREQALLTVDEQAIASNTEFLSGVAGKPLMAVIKADGFGHGLLTVAKTALGHGADSLGSTGLADPLRLRAAGVQAPILSWLNPVSANFEEAISHRIMLAVPSVEHLDAILRAATALGQSAVVHLQLDLGMHREGLDPEAFEDLLSRLCRDPRADQLRVVGLMGHLGWAEDSSDALNVRAREVFEQAWRQCEEAGLGIRFRHLGGTAAVLADSRNHYDFCRVGAGLVGIDPSGSHRLRPAITLTAPVLETRRVRAGEYIGYGRHHRTAKASNLALLPLGYADGIPRISSGLGQVRLAGKNRAITGLVNMDQIVVDTGEDRVLPGEVATIFGAGTDGEPTVADWATWCNTLPHEIITGIGPRVHRINRPTAVVR